One stretch of Hevea brasiliensis isolate MT/VB/25A 57/8 chromosome 12, ASM3005281v1, whole genome shotgun sequence DNA includes these proteins:
- the LOC110640814 gene encoding uncharacterized protein LOC110640814 isoform X1 — MNTRAGTRLQPMKGPVKPEKGKVEKILGNKQRDITKAAKKNRQASSREKKIALQQDVDKLKKQLRYEENVHRALERAFNRPLGALPRLPPYLPAATLELLAEVAVLEEEVVRLEEQVVHFRQDLYQEAVYISSSKKNVESLADLYDLSPNESSKPENAKTIARNLGESTTSIIGHLPTLSEDGQGKDNQLCTNSVKQNKSSSIHKAQRSRTPVKRPPVDNKPAEKHLNPQKLEVDCKARGQENAEARSVSSAEERLSGDDNPNKISEDILKCLSTIFLRMSTTKSRRTAENLPFLSTLVSQENGEETEYRDPYGMCSQFGKRDIGPYKHLFAIEAGTINPNRTSNSLFLLHRLKLLLGKLASVNLQKLTHQEKVAFWINIYNSCMMNAFLEHGIPEGPEMIVELMQQATINVGGHLLSAITIEHFILRLPYYSKYTLSKGAKNDEMTVRSKFGLELSEPLVTFALSCGSWSSPAVRVYTASQVENELDVAKREYLQAAVGTSTRKFAIPKLLDWYLLDFAKDMESLLDWICLQLPGELGKEAIRCLDRGKIEPHSQFVQIMPYEFSFRYLLYTQ; from the exons ATGAATACGAGAGCCGGGACAAGGCTGCAGCCCATGAAAGGTCCAGTGAAGCCTGAAAAG GGTAAGGTCGAAAAGATATTGGGGAACAAGCAGAGAGATATCACGAAAGCTGCTAAAAAAAATCGACAAGCCTCAAGCAGAGAGAAGAAAATAGCACTGCAGCAAGAT GTTGATAAACTAAAGAAGCAGCTCAGGTACGAAGAGAATGTTCACAGAGCTTTGGAGCGAGCTTTTAACAGACCTTTGGGAGCTCTTCCTCGGCTTCCTCCTTATCTGCCTGCAGCT ACGCTAGAGCTTCTCGCAGAAGTAGCTGTTTTGGAAGAGGAAGTTGTTCGGCTTGAAGAACAGGTGGTGCATTTTAGGCAGGACTTGTATCAAGAAGCTGTCTACATTTCGAGCTCGAAGAAAAATGTGGAAAGTTTAGCAGATTTGTATGACCTGTCCCCAAATGAAAGTTCCAAACCAGAAAATGCCAAGACAATAGCTCGAAATTTAGGGGAATCCACAACATCCATAATCGGGCATTTGCCAACTCTTTCCG AAGATGGACAAGGGAAAGATAATCAGTTGTGTACTAATTCGGTGAAGCAGAACAAAAGTTCCTCAATCCATAAAGCTCAAAGAAGCAGAACTCCAGTGAAAAGACCTCCTGTCGACAATAAACCAGCTGAGAAGCATTTAAACCCTCAGAAATTGGAG GTAGATTGTAAAGCGAGAGGCCAAGAAAACGCTGAAGCAAGAAGTGTTAGCTCTGCAGAAGAAAGGTTATCTGGAGATGACAACCCAAACAAGATTTCTGAGGACATTTTGAAATGCTTATCGACCATTTTCTTACGAATGAGCACAACAAAAAGTAGGCGTACTGCAGAGAATTTACCTTTCTTATCGACATTAGTGTCCCAAGAAAATGGTGAAGAAACTGAATATCGAGATCCTTATGGTATGTGTTCACAATTTGGGAAGAGAGATATTGGTCCATACAAGCATTTATTTGCTATAGAAGCTGGCACAATTAATCCAAACCGAACATCGAACTCTTTATTTCTACTTCATAGGCTCAA ACTTCTACTTGGGAAACTTGCCTCTGTCAACTTGCAGAAGCTCACCCATCAAGAGAAGGTTGCGTTCTGGATAAACATTTACAACTCCTGCATGATGAAT GCATTTCTAGAACATGGAATACCAGAAGGTCCTGAGATGATTGTTGAACTAATGCAACag GCAACAATAAATGTTGGGGGACACTTGCTAAGTGCAATAACCATTGAACATTTCATCCTCAGACTACCTTATTACTCAAAATAT ACCTTATCAAAAGGAGCAAAAAATGATGAAATGACAGTGAGGAGCAAATTCGGATTAGAGTTATCTGAACCGTTAGTCACATTTGCACTTTCATGTGGAAGCTGGTCCTCCCCTGCT GTGAGAGTGTACACTGCATCTCAGGTTGAGAACGAACTGGATGTGGCAAAAAGAGAGTATTTGCAGGCTGCAGTTGGAACTTCAACCAGAAAGTTTGCAATCCCAAAGTTGTTGGATTGGTATTTACTTGATTTTGCAAAGGACATGGAGTCATTGCTCGACTGGATCTGCCTTCAATTACCAGGCGAATTAGGGAAGGAAGCAATTAGGTGCCTTGATAGAGGTAAAATCGAGCCTCATTCCCAGTTTGTCCAAATTATGCCATATGAGTTCAGTTTTAGGTACCTTTTGTACACAcaatga
- the LOC110640793 gene encoding uncharacterized protein LOC110640793, whose amino-acid sequence MLKMEVLVPPPTMDFDFNDARPMPFLSAPSTPKRFGDCSLSAPTSPSRVADFYRRFDEFASDANSTPVSPKAAAAPNNSGGDDFAFDFRSELEENSLSAEELFDGGKIRPLKPPPRLQTEERSPLLSPRSPRSPIAQGKRIISEVFSPRKKKDSDPFAIAVKNTRKRTENDGRRRTENDRGRERGPALASSSSRRATRSLSPYRVSEYPWEEEERTLRETTKQTAAPNSKASLSSNSSSSSSSSSSSSSSTKSASRKWRLRDFLLFRSASEGRAADKDPLRTKYPSFFRKPEDAKNTSFRSTDSSGSVSAASRRKGPVSAHELHYTKNKAASEDLKKKTFLPYKQGILGRLAFNPTAHALVNGFGSLAR is encoded by the coding sequence ATGTTGAAGATGGAAGTGTTAGTACCTCCACCTACCATGGATTTCGACTTCAATGATGCAAGACCTATGCCATTCTTGAGCGCTCCTTCTACTCCCAAACGTTTTGGCGATTGCTCCCTCAGTGCTCCCACTAGTCCTTCACGGGTCGCCGACTTCTATCGTCGTTTTGATGAATTCGCCTCGGATGCAAACTCTACACCTGTATCGCCCAAGGCTGCTGCTGCGCCTAATAATAGTGGTGGAGATGATTTCGCTTTTGATTTCAGGTCTGAACTGGAAGAGAATTCTCTCTCCGCTGAAGAACTTTTTGACGGTGGCAAAATCCGGCCCTTGAAGCCTCCTCCTAGATTACAGACGGAGGAGAGAAGTCCGCTTTTATCACCGAGGTCACCCAGATCACCTATAGCTCAAGGGAAAAGGATTATAAGTGAGGTTTTTTCTCCGAGAAAGAAGAAAGATTCAGATCCGTTTGCTATTGCTGTTAAAAATACTCGAAAGAGAACCGAGAATGATGGTCGAAGGAGAACTGAAAATGATAGAGGTAGAGAGAGAGGTCCAGCGTTAGCATCGAGTTCCAGCCGCAGAGCTACAAGATCGCTTTCTCCATATAGAGTTTCAGAATATccgtgggaagaagaagaaagaacgcTACGAGAAACCACCAAACAAACAGCAGCTCCCAATTCAAAAGCTTCACTGTCAtcaaattcttcttcttcttcttcttcttcctcttcgtcTTCCTCATCTACAAAGAGTGCTTCTAGAAAGTGGAGGTTGAGGGATTTCTTGCTGTTCAGAAGCGCATCTGAGGGAAGAGCAGCGGATAAAGATCCTTTGAGGACCAAGTATCCATCTTTCTTCAGGAAACCCGAAGATGCAAAGAACACGAGCTTCCGGTCCACAGACAGCTCGGGTTCAGTGTCGGCAGCATCGAGGAGAAAGGGGCCAGTGTCGGCTCACGAGTTGCATTACACGAAGAATAAAGCAGCATCAGAGGATTTGAAAAAGAAAACTTTCTTGCCATATAAACAAGGTATATTGGGGAGACTGGCCTTTAATCCCACAGCTCATGCGCTTGTCAATGGCTTTGGATCTCTTGCCCGTTAA
- the LOC110640814 gene encoding uncharacterized protein LOC110640814 isoform X2, which produces MNTRAGTRLQPMKGPVKPEKGKVEKILGNKQRDITKAAKKNRQASSREKKIALQQDVDKLKKQLRYEENVHRALERAFNRPLGALPRLPPYLPAATLELLAEVAVLEEEVVRLEEQVVHFRQDLYQEAVYISSSKKNVESLADLYDLSPNESSKPENAKTIARNLGESTTSIIGHLPTLSEDGQGKDNQLCTNSVKQNKSSSIHKAQRSRTPVKRPPVDNKPAEKHLNPQKLEVDCKARGQENAEARSVSSAEERLSGDDNPNKISEDILKCLSTIFLRMSTTKSRRTAENLPFLSTLVSQENGEETEYRDPYGMCSQFGKRDIGPYKHLFAIEAGTINPNRTSNSLFLLHRLKLLLGKLASVNLQKLTHQEKVAFWINIYNSCMMNAFLEHGIPEGPEMIVELMQQATINVGGHLLSAITIEHFILRLPYYSKYTLSKGAKNDEMTVRSKFGLELSEPLVTFALSCGSWSSPAVRVYTASQVENELDVAKREYLQAAVGTSTRKFAIPKLLDWYLLDFAKDMESLLDWICLQLPGELGKEAIRCLDRGKNKPGK; this is translated from the exons ATGAATACGAGAGCCGGGACAAGGCTGCAGCCCATGAAAGGTCCAGTGAAGCCTGAAAAG GGTAAGGTCGAAAAGATATTGGGGAACAAGCAGAGAGATATCACGAAAGCTGCTAAAAAAAATCGACAAGCCTCAAGCAGAGAGAAGAAAATAGCACTGCAGCAAGAT GTTGATAAACTAAAGAAGCAGCTCAGGTACGAAGAGAATGTTCACAGAGCTTTGGAGCGAGCTTTTAACAGACCTTTGGGAGCTCTTCCTCGGCTTCCTCCTTATCTGCCTGCAGCT ACGCTAGAGCTTCTCGCAGAAGTAGCTGTTTTGGAAGAGGAAGTTGTTCGGCTTGAAGAACAGGTGGTGCATTTTAGGCAGGACTTGTATCAAGAAGCTGTCTACATTTCGAGCTCGAAGAAAAATGTGGAAAGTTTAGCAGATTTGTATGACCTGTCCCCAAATGAAAGTTCCAAACCAGAAAATGCCAAGACAATAGCTCGAAATTTAGGGGAATCCACAACATCCATAATCGGGCATTTGCCAACTCTTTCCG AAGATGGACAAGGGAAAGATAATCAGTTGTGTACTAATTCGGTGAAGCAGAACAAAAGTTCCTCAATCCATAAAGCTCAAAGAAGCAGAACTCCAGTGAAAAGACCTCCTGTCGACAATAAACCAGCTGAGAAGCATTTAAACCCTCAGAAATTGGAG GTAGATTGTAAAGCGAGAGGCCAAGAAAACGCTGAAGCAAGAAGTGTTAGCTCTGCAGAAGAAAGGTTATCTGGAGATGACAACCCAAACAAGATTTCTGAGGACATTTTGAAATGCTTATCGACCATTTTCTTACGAATGAGCACAACAAAAAGTAGGCGTACTGCAGAGAATTTACCTTTCTTATCGACATTAGTGTCCCAAGAAAATGGTGAAGAAACTGAATATCGAGATCCTTATGGTATGTGTTCACAATTTGGGAAGAGAGATATTGGTCCATACAAGCATTTATTTGCTATAGAAGCTGGCACAATTAATCCAAACCGAACATCGAACTCTTTATTTCTACTTCATAGGCTCAA ACTTCTACTTGGGAAACTTGCCTCTGTCAACTTGCAGAAGCTCACCCATCAAGAGAAGGTTGCGTTCTGGATAAACATTTACAACTCCTGCATGATGAAT GCATTTCTAGAACATGGAATACCAGAAGGTCCTGAGATGATTGTTGAACTAATGCAACag GCAACAATAAATGTTGGGGGACACTTGCTAAGTGCAATAACCATTGAACATTTCATCCTCAGACTACCTTATTACTCAAAATAT ACCTTATCAAAAGGAGCAAAAAATGATGAAATGACAGTGAGGAGCAAATTCGGATTAGAGTTATCTGAACCGTTAGTCACATTTGCACTTTCATGTGGAAGCTGGTCCTCCCCTGCT GTGAGAGTGTACACTGCATCTCAGGTTGAGAACGAACTGGATGTGGCAAAAAGAGAGTATTTGCAGGCTGCAGTTGGAACTTCAACCAGAAAGTTTGCAATCCCAAAGTTGTTGGATTGGTATTTACTTGATTTTGCAAAGGACATGGAGTCATTGCTCGACTGGATCTGCCTTCAATTACCAGGCGAATTAGGGAAGGAAGCAATTAGGTGCCTTGATAGAG GGAAAAACAAACCTGGAAAGTGA
- the LOC110640814 gene encoding uncharacterized protein LOC110640814 isoform X3 — MNTRAGTRLQPMKGPVKPEKGKVEKILGNKQRDITKAAKKNRQASSREKKIALQQDVDKLKKQLRYEENVHRALERAFNRPLGALPRLPPYLPAATLELLAEVAVLEEEVVRLEEQVVHFRQDLYQEAVYISSSKKNVESLADLYDLSPNESSKPENAKTIARNLGESTTSIIGHLPTLSEDGQGKDNQLCTNSVKQNKSSSIHKAQRSRTPVKRPPVDNKPAEKHLNPQKLEVDCKARGQENAEARSVSSAEERLSGDDNPNKISEDILKCLSTIFLRMSTTKSRRTAENLPFLSTLVSQENGEETEYRDPYGMCSQFGKRDIGPYKHLFAIEAGTINPNRTSNSLFLLHRLKLLLGKLASVNLQKLTHQEKVAFWINIYNSCMMNAFLEHGIPEGPEMIVELMQQTLSKGAKNDEMTVRSKFGLELSEPLVTFALSCGSWSSPAVRVYTASQVENELDVAKREYLQAAVGTSTRKFAIPKLLDWYLLDFAKDMESLLDWICLQLPGELGKEAIRCLDRGKIEPHSQFVQIMPYEFSFRYLLYTQ; from the exons ATGAATACGAGAGCCGGGACAAGGCTGCAGCCCATGAAAGGTCCAGTGAAGCCTGAAAAG GGTAAGGTCGAAAAGATATTGGGGAACAAGCAGAGAGATATCACGAAAGCTGCTAAAAAAAATCGACAAGCCTCAAGCAGAGAGAAGAAAATAGCACTGCAGCAAGAT GTTGATAAACTAAAGAAGCAGCTCAGGTACGAAGAGAATGTTCACAGAGCTTTGGAGCGAGCTTTTAACAGACCTTTGGGAGCTCTTCCTCGGCTTCCTCCTTATCTGCCTGCAGCT ACGCTAGAGCTTCTCGCAGAAGTAGCTGTTTTGGAAGAGGAAGTTGTTCGGCTTGAAGAACAGGTGGTGCATTTTAGGCAGGACTTGTATCAAGAAGCTGTCTACATTTCGAGCTCGAAGAAAAATGTGGAAAGTTTAGCAGATTTGTATGACCTGTCCCCAAATGAAAGTTCCAAACCAGAAAATGCCAAGACAATAGCTCGAAATTTAGGGGAATCCACAACATCCATAATCGGGCATTTGCCAACTCTTTCCG AAGATGGACAAGGGAAAGATAATCAGTTGTGTACTAATTCGGTGAAGCAGAACAAAAGTTCCTCAATCCATAAAGCTCAAAGAAGCAGAACTCCAGTGAAAAGACCTCCTGTCGACAATAAACCAGCTGAGAAGCATTTAAACCCTCAGAAATTGGAG GTAGATTGTAAAGCGAGAGGCCAAGAAAACGCTGAAGCAAGAAGTGTTAGCTCTGCAGAAGAAAGGTTATCTGGAGATGACAACCCAAACAAGATTTCTGAGGACATTTTGAAATGCTTATCGACCATTTTCTTACGAATGAGCACAACAAAAAGTAGGCGTACTGCAGAGAATTTACCTTTCTTATCGACATTAGTGTCCCAAGAAAATGGTGAAGAAACTGAATATCGAGATCCTTATGGTATGTGTTCACAATTTGGGAAGAGAGATATTGGTCCATACAAGCATTTATTTGCTATAGAAGCTGGCACAATTAATCCAAACCGAACATCGAACTCTTTATTTCTACTTCATAGGCTCAA ACTTCTACTTGGGAAACTTGCCTCTGTCAACTTGCAGAAGCTCACCCATCAAGAGAAGGTTGCGTTCTGGATAAACATTTACAACTCCTGCATGATGAAT GCATTTCTAGAACATGGAATACCAGAAGGTCCTGAGATGATTGTTGAACTAATGCAACag ACCTTATCAAAAGGAGCAAAAAATGATGAAATGACAGTGAGGAGCAAATTCGGATTAGAGTTATCTGAACCGTTAGTCACATTTGCACTTTCATGTGGAAGCTGGTCCTCCCCTGCT GTGAGAGTGTACACTGCATCTCAGGTTGAGAACGAACTGGATGTGGCAAAAAGAGAGTATTTGCAGGCTGCAGTTGGAACTTCAACCAGAAAGTTTGCAATCCCAAAGTTGTTGGATTGGTATTTACTTGATTTTGCAAAGGACATGGAGTCATTGCTCGACTGGATCTGCCTTCAATTACCAGGCGAATTAGGGAAGGAAGCAATTAGGTGCCTTGATAGAGGTAAAATCGAGCCTCATTCCCAGTTTGTCCAAATTATGCCATATGAGTTCAGTTTTAGGTACCTTTTGTACACAcaatga